GGGTTTTTTAATTTTCCTTTCCATCTCATCAAGTGTTCTGCTTAGCTGTGTTCCAAGGAACATAGAGATGATAGCGGGAGGAGCTTCATGTGCGCCAAGTCGAAGGTCGTTGCCTGCTGAGGCAATCCCTGCCCTTAATAAATCAGCGTGATCATTAACAGATTTTATAATGTTGATAAGAAAAGTCAGAAAGCGCAGGTTAGAAGCTGGTGTTTTGCCGGGTGAGAGGAGGTTCTCTCCGGCATTTGTCATCAATGACCAGTTATTGTGCTTTCCGGAACCGTTTATACGAGCAAAGGGTTTTTCATGCAATAAAACAGTCAGATCGTGACGTTTGGCCACTTTTTCCATTAAAGGCATTAATAATTGATTATGATCTACAGCAATGTTGGCCTCTTCAAAAACCGGTGCACACTCATACTGCCCGGGAGCTACTTCATTATGCCGCGTTTTAATGGGGATGCCAAGCTTATGTGCTTCAATTTCAAAATTCTGTATAAAGTCCATAATCCTCTCAGGTATGATACCGAAATAATGATCCGCAAGTTGCTGATCTTTAGCAGCGGCATGCCCAAAAACAGTACGTCCGGTCAGTATAAGGTCAGGACGGGCACTGTAAAGAGCAGAGTCAACAAGAAAATATTCCTGCTCCCACCCCAGAGTGGCGATGACTTTAGTGACGTTTTTGTCAAAATAGTGGCATATGTCTGCTGATGCTCGATCCAGGGCAGCCAGAGCTTTGAGTAGAGGAGTTTTATTATCCAGTGCTTCACCGGTGTAGGAAACAAAGATTGTCGGTATGCATAAAGTGCCATCCATGATAAAAATGTTGGATGTCGGATCCCACGCTGTATAACCACGGGCCTCAAAGGTGTTACGAATTCCGCCACTGGGAAAACTGGAGGCATCCGGTTCCTGCTGAACAAGCTGGCCACCCTGAAAATTCTCCAGAGGTTTACCACCATCTACGGAAAGAAGGAAGGCATCATGCTTCTCAGCAGTGGCGCCCGTCAGCGGATGGAACCAATGCGTATAATGCGTTGCACCATTACTGACCGCCCACGACTTTAATGATGATGCCATCTGGTCAGCAATGCGACGGTCGATCTTCTGTCCGGTCATGATCGCATCCTGAACTGCCTGATAGGCTTCCTGGGACAGATATTCCTTCATGGCCATATCGTTAAAGGTCATTATTCCAAAATAATCGGAGATTCTTCCCGATGGTGATTTTGAGGCTTGCCTGTGTCTGGACAACATCATCTCAAGCGCCCTGAAACGAAGGTTTTGCATATGCTATCCGGTTTTAAAATATAAGAAATCCCTGCCTGACTTCAGAATACAAAGATACATGCCAAATTCCGATTATAGCGCGTGACTGATCCGGCCTTTACTAACAATTATTAAACCGGCAAAAGTCAAAATTCCGTTAAGTATAAGCAGTTCAAATCCAAAGTGATAACCATTGAACCACCTGACGGAATTAGCGCTTAATATATAACAGATCACAGGTGCGATAGTTGCTACCCCGGGAACCCATCGATCGTTAACCTTGAAGCGTGTAAATAATCCAAAAGTGAATAGACCCAGCAGGGGCCCATAAGTATAACCGGCCACTGTGAATAATTTGGATATGACTGAGGCATCGTTGATCATCCTGAAAATGACAATGACCAGAAATACCAGCAATCCGAATCCAAAATTGACTATGTAACGAATTCTCACCTTTTGTTTTTCAGTCAGGTCATCCCTTTGGTTGAAACGCAGAAAATCAACACTGAAACAGGTTGTCAGAGCTGTTAAAGCCCCATCAGCACTAGGATATGCTGCTGATATGATACCGATAAGAAATACGATCCCTGCAAGTGGGCCCAGATAATTCATCGCAAGCATTGGGAAAAGGTCATCAGATGCAGTCGGTACAGCAATACCTTTATTATTAGCATAAATAAATAAAATTGCACCAAGAGTCAGAAAAAGAAAATTTACAGGTACCAAAGCTGCACTCAACCAGTACATATTTTTTTGAGCATCTTTCAGATTACGGCAACTCAGGTTCTTTTGCATCATTTCCTGATCCAGACCTGTCATCACTATCGCAATGAACGCACCGCTGAAAAATTGCTTGAGAAAGAAACGCTTGTC
The genomic region above belongs to Bacteroidota bacterium and contains:
- a CDS encoding glutamine synthetase III, with amino-acid sequence MQNLRFRALEMMLSRHRQASKSPSGRISDYFGIMTFNDMAMKEYLSQEAYQAVQDAIMTGQKIDRRIADQMASSLKSWAVSNGATHYTHWFHPLTGATAEKHDAFLLSVDGGKPLENFQGGQLVQQEPDASSFPSGGIRNTFEARGYTAWDPTSNIFIMDGTLCIPTIFVSYTGEALDNKTPLLKALAALDRASADICHYFDKNVTKVIATLGWEQEYFLVDSALYSARPDLILTGRTVFGHAAAKDQQLADHYFGIIPERIMDFIQNFEIEAHKLGIPIKTRHNEVAPGQYECAPVFEEANIAVDHNQLLMPLMEKVAKRHDLTVLLHEKPFARINGSGKHNNWSLMTNAGENLLSPGKTPASNLRFLTFLINIIKSVNDHADLLRAGIASAGNDLRLGAHEAPPAIISMFLGTQLSRTLDEMERKIKKPSLKDTKPSEIFLNIPKIPEILPDNTDRNRTSPFAFTGNKFEFRAVGSSASCAEAMIILNTALADQLKQFKLEVDQLISQKIRKTDAILQVLKKYIEETKRIRFEGNSYSEEWIMEAERRGLSNIKSTPKALRAFISPSVITLFGRNNILSDREIRARYEIKLEDYTKKIQIESRVIGDLARNHIIPVAIRYQKLLIDNVRGLKEVLDEPSYNHLAGNQIQLIREISEHMQQIQSNIDLMLSERKAANKLTDVEQKALAYNEKVLPYFDIIRRHVDKLELKIDDELWPLPKYRELLFSK
- a CDS encoding sodium:solute symporter, whose translation is MSPAFILSLFLGYFIVLYVITRIVARSPDNFTFFLGRKVSPWYVVAYGMIGASISGVTFISIPGDVGVSKFSYMVIVMGYLVGYFVIINVLLPLYYRLNLTSIYTYLERRFGFWSYKTGSFFFILSRLIGASFRMYLVVNVLHIFVFKAWGVPFTVTTLIAITLILLYTIRGGVKAIVWTDTLQTTFMLVSLLISVLIIGNQLDLGFGQLVSKVFKSDFSKMIFTELNDKRFFLKQFFSGAFIAIVMTGLDQEMMQKNLSCRNLKDAQKNMYWLSAALVPVNFLFLTLGAILFIYANNKGIAVPTASDDLFPMLAMNYLGPLAGIVFLIGIISAAYPSADGALTALTTCFSVDFLRFNQRDDLTEKQKVRIRYIVNFGFGLLVFLVIVIFRMINDASVISKLFTVAGYTYGPLLGLFTFGLFTRFKVNDRWVPGVATIAPVICYILSANSVRWFNGYHFGFELLILNGILTFAGLIIVSKGRISHAL